A single genomic interval of Theropithecus gelada isolate Dixy chromosome 16, Tgel_1.0, whole genome shotgun sequence harbors:
- the FLII gene encoding protein flightless-1 homolog isoform X8, producing the protein MTSLRWLKLNRTGLCYLPEELAALQKLEHLSVSHNNLTTLHGELSSLPSLRAIVARANCLKNSGVPDDIFKLDDLSVLDLSHNQLTECPRELENAKNMLVLNLSHNSIDTIPNQLFINLTDLLYLDLSENRLESLPPQMRRLVHLQTLVLNGNPLLHAQLRQLPAMTALQTLHLRSTQRTQSNLPTSLEGLSNLADVDLSCNDLTRVPECLYTLPSLRRLNLSSNQITELSLCIDQWVHVETLNLSRNQLTSLPSAICKLSKLKKLYLNSNKLDFDGLPSGIGKLANLEEFMAASNNLELIPESLCRCPKLRRLVLNKNRLVTLPEAIHFLTEIEVLDVRENPNLVMPPKPADRAAEWYNIDFSLQNQLRLAGASPATVAAAAAAGSGPKDPMARKMRLRRRKDSAQDDQAKQVLKGMSDVAQEKNKKQEESADARAPGGKVRRWDQGLEKPRLDYSEFFTEDVGQLPGLTIWQIENFVPVLVEEAFHGKFYEADCYIVLKTFLDDSGSLNWEIYYWIGGEATLDKKACSAIHAVNLRNYLGAECRTVREEMGDESEEFLQVFDNDISYIEGGTASGFYTVEDTHYVTRMYRVYGKKNIKLEPVPLKGASLDPRFVFLLDRGLDIYVWRGAQATLSSTTKARLFAEKINKNERKGKAEITLLVQGQELPEFWEALGGEPSEIKKHVPDDFWPPQPKLYKVGLGLGYLELPQINYKLSVEHKQRPKVELMPRMRLLQSLLDTRCVYILDCWSDVFIWLGRKSPRLVRAAALKLGQELCGMLHRPRHATVSRSLEGTEAQVFKAKFKNWDDVLTVDYTRNAEAVLQSPGLSGKVKRDAEKKDQMKADLTALFLPRQPPMSLAEAEQLMEEWNEDLDGMEGFVLEGKKFARLPEEEFGHFYTQDCYVFLCRYWVPVEYEEEEKKEDKEEEKAEGKEGEEATAEAEEKQPEEDFQCIVYFWQGREASNMGWLTFTFSLQKKFESLFPGKLEVVRMTQQQENPKFLSHFKRKFIIHRGKRKAAQGTQQPSLYQIRTNGSALCTRCIQINTDSSLLNSEFCFILKVPFESDDNQGIVYAWVGRASDPDEAKLAEDILNTMFDTSYSKQVINEGEEPENFFWVGIGAQKPYDDDAEYMKHTRLFRCSNEKGYFAVTEKCSDFCQDDLADDDIMLLDNGQEVYMWVGTQTSQVEIKLSLKACQVYIQHMRSKEHERPRRLRLVRKGNEQHAFTRCFHAWSAFRKTLA; encoded by the exons ATGACCAGCCTGCGATGGCTGAAGCTGAACCGCACTGGCCTCTGCTACCTGCCCGAGGAACTGGCTGCCCTGCAGAAGCTG GAACACTTGTCTGTGAGCCACAACAACCTGACCACGCTTCACGGGGAACTGTCCAGCCTGCCGTCACTGCGC GCCATCGTGGCCCGAGCCAACTGTCTGAAGAATTCCGGAGTCCCCGATGACATCTTCAAGCTAGATGACCTCTCAGTCCTG GACTTGAGCCACAACCAGCTGACGGAGTGCCCGCGGGAGCTGGAGAACGCCAAGAACATGCTGGTGCTGAACCTCAGCCACAACAG TATCGACACCATCCCCAACCAGCTCTTCATCAACCTCACCGACCTGCTGTACCTGGACCTCAGCGAGAACCGCCTGGAGAGCCTGCCCCCGCAGATGCGCCGCCTGGTGCACCTGCAGACGCTCGTGCTCAATGGGAACCCTCTGCTGCATGCACAGCTCCG GCAGCTCCCAGCGATGACCGCCCTACAGACCCTGCACCTGCGGAGCACCCAGCGCACCCAGAGTAACCTCCCCACCAGCCTCGAGGGTCTGAGCAACCTCGCAG ATGTGGACCTGTCCTGCAACGACCTGACGCGGGTGCCTGAGTGCCTGTACACCCTCCCCAGCCTGCGCCGCCTCAACCTCAGCAGCAACCAGATCACAGAGCTGTCCCTGTGCATAGACCAGTGGGTGCACGTGGAAACTCTGAACCTGTCCCGAAATCAGCTCACCTCACTGCCC TCGGCCATTTGCAAGCTGAGCAAGCTGAAGAAGCTGTACCTGAACTCCAACAAGCTGGACTTTGACGGGCTGCCCTCGGGCATCGGCAAGCTCGCCAACCTGGAGGAGTTCATGGCTGCCAGCAACAACCTGGAGCTGATCCCTGAGAGTCTCTGCAg GTGCCCAAAGCTGAGGAGACTTGTCCTGAACAAGAACCGCCTGGTGACCCTCCCAGAAGCCATCCATTTCCTGACGGAGATTGAG GTCCTGGATGTGCGGGAGAACCCCAACCTGGTCATGCCGCCCAAGCCCGCGGACCGTGCCGCTGAGTGGTACAACATCGACTTCTCGCTGCAGAACCAGCTGCGGCTGGCAGGTGCCTCCCCTGCTACCGTGGCCGCGGCTGCAGCTG CAGGGAGTGGGCCCAAGGACCCTATGGCTCGCAAGATGCGGCTGCGGAGGCGCAAGGACTCAGCCCAGGATGACCAGGCCAAGCAGGTGCTGAAAGGCATGTCAGATGTTGCCCAGGAGAAGAACAAAAAGCAGGAG GAGAGCGCAGATGCCCGGGCCCCCGGCGGGAAGGTGCGGCGCTGGGACCAGGGCCTGGAGAAGCCACGCCTTGACTACTCCGAGTTCTTCACGGAGGATGTGGGCCAGCTTCCCGGCCTGACCATCTGGCAGATCGAGAACTTCGTGCCTGTGCTAGTGGAGGAAGCCTTCCACGGCAAGTTCTACGAGGCTGACTGCTACATCGTGCTCAAG ACCTTTCTGGATGACAGCGGCTCCCTCAACTGGGAGATCTACTACTGGATTGGCGGGGAGGCCACACTTGACAAGAAAGCTTGCTCTGCCATCCACGCTGTCAACTTGCGCAACTACCTGGGTGCCGAGTGCCGCACTGTCCGGGAGGAGATGGGCGATGAGAGCGAGGAGTTCCTGCAG GTGTTTGACAACGACATCTCCTACATTGAGGGTGGAACAGCCAGTGGCTTCTACACCGTGGAAGACACGCACTACGTCACCAG GATGTATCGTGTGTATGGGAAAAAGAACATCAAGTTGGAACCTGTGCCCCTCAAGGGAGCCTCTCTGGACCCAAG GTTTGTTTTCCTTCTGGACCGAGGGCTAGACATCTACGTGTGGCGGGGGGCCCAGGCCACACTGAGCAGCACCACCAAGGCCAG GCTCTTTgcagagaaaattaacaagaatgaGCGGAAAGGGAAggccgagatcacactgctggTGCAGGGCCAGGagctcccagagttctgggaggCACTGGGTGGGGAGCCCTCTGAGATCAAGAAGCACGTGCCTGATGACTTCTGGCCGCCCCAGCCCAAGCTGTACAAG GTGGGCCTGGGCTTGGGCTACCTGGAGCTGCCGCAGATCAACTACAAGCTCTCCGTGGAACATAAGCAGCGTCCCAAGGTGGAGCTGATGCCAAGAATGCGGCTG CTGCAGAGTCTGCTGGACACACGCTGCGTGTACATTCTGGACTGTTGGTCTGACGTATTCATCTGGCTCGGCCGCAAGTCCCCGCGCCTGGTGCGCGCTGCTGCCCTCAAGCTGGGTCAGGAGCTGTGCGGGATGCTGCACCGGCCACGCCATGCCACGGTCAGCCGCAGCCTGGAGGGCACCGAGGCGCAG GTGTTCAAGGCCAAGTTCAAGAATTGGGACGACGTGTTGACGGTGGACTACACGCGCAACGCGGAGGCCGTGCTGCAGAGCCCGGGTCTCTCTGGGAAGGTGAAACGCGACGCCGAGAAGAAAGACCAGATGAAGGCTGACCTCACTGCGCTCTTCCTGCCGCGGCAGCCGCCCATGTCGCTGGCGGAG GCAGAGCAGCTGATGGAGGAGTGGAACGAAGACCTAGACGGCATGGAGGGTTTCGTGCTGGAGGGCAAGAAGTTTGCACGGCTGCCGGAAGAGGAGTTTGGCCACTTCTATACGCAGGACTGCTACGTCTTCCTCTGCAG GTACTGGGTGCCCGTGGAGtatgaggaggaggaaaaaaaggaagacaaggaggaggagaaggccgAGGGCAAAGAAGGCGAGGAGGCAACAGCTGAGGCAGAGGAGAAGCAGCCAGAGGAGGACTTCCAGTGCATTGTGTACTTCTGGCAGGGCCGCGAAGCCTCCAACATGGGCTGGCTCACCTTCACCTTCAGCCTGCAGAAGAAGTTCGAGAGCCTCTTCCCTGGGAAGCTGGAG GTGGTACGCATGACGCAGCAGCAGGAGAACCCCAAGTTTCTGTCCCATTTCAAGAGGAAGTTCATCATCCACCGGGGCAAGAGGAAGGCGGCCCAGGGCACCCAGCAGCCCAGCCTCTACCAGATCCGCACCAACGGCAGCGCCCTCTGCACCCG GTGCATCCAGATCAACACTGACTCCAGTCTTCTCAACTCCGAGTTCTGCTTCATCCTCAAG GTTCCCTTTGAGAGTGACGACAACCAGGGCATCGTGTATGCCTGGGTGGGCCGGGCATCAGACCCTGACGAAGCCAAGTTGGCAGAAGACATCCTGAACACCATGTTTGACACCTCCTACAGCAAGCAG GTTATCAACGAAGGCGAGGAGCCTGAGAACTTCTTCTGGGTGGGCATTGGGGCACAGAAGCCCTATGACGACGATGCCGAGTACATGAAGCACACACGGCTCTTCCG GTGCTCCAACGAGAAGGGCTACTTCGCAGTGACTGAGAAATGCTCCGATTTTTGTCAAGATGACCTGGCAGATGATGACATCATGTTGCTAGACAACGGCCAAGAG GTCTACATGTGGGTGGGGACCCAGACTAGCCAGGTGGAGATCAAGCTGAGCCTGAAGGCCTGCCAG GTGTATATCCAGCACATGCGGTCCAAGGAACATGAGCGGCCGCGCCGGCTGCGCCTGGTCCGCAAGGGCAACGAGCAGCACGCCTTTACCCGCTGCTTCCATGCCTGGAGTGCCTTCCGCAAGACCCTGGCCTAA
- the FLII gene encoding protein flightless-1 homolog isoform X9, producing MEATGVLPFVRGVDLSGNDFKGGYFPENVKAMTSLRWLKLNRTGLCYLPEELAALQKLEHLSVSHNNLTTLHGELSSLPSLRAIVARANCLKNSGVPDDIFKLDDLSVLDLSHNQLTECPRELENAKNMLVLNLSHNRQLPAMTALQTLHLRSTQRTQSNLPTSLEGLSNLADVDLSCNDLTRVPECLYTLPSLRRLNLSSNQITELSLCIDQWVHVETLNLSRNQLTSLPSAICKLSKLKKLYLNSNKLDFDGLPSGIGKLANLEEFMAASNNLELIPESLCRCPKLRRLVLNKNRLVTLPEAIHFLTEIEVLDVRENPNLVMPPKPADRAAEWYNIDFSLQNQLRLAGASPATVAAAAAGSGPKDPMARKMRLRRRKDSAQDDQAKQVLKGMSDVAQEKNKKQEESADARAPGGKVRRWDQGLEKPRLDYSEFFTEDVGQLPGLTIWQIENFVPVLVEEAFHGKFYEADCYIVLKTFLDDSGSLNWEIYYWIGGEATLDKKACSAIHAVNLRNYLGAECRTVREEMGDESEEFLQVFDNDISYIEGGTASGFYTVEDTHYVTRMYRVYGKKNIKLEPVPLKGASLDPRFVFLLDRGLDIYVWRGAQATLSSTTKARLFAEKINKNERKGKAEITLLVQGQELPEFWEALGGEPSEIKKHVPDDFWPPQPKLYKVGLGLGYLELPQINYKLSVEHKQRPKVELMPRMRLLQSLLDTRCVYILDCWSDVFIWLGRKSPRLVRAAALKLGQELCGMLHRPRHATVSRSLEGTEAQVFKAKFKNWDDVLTVDYTRNAEAVLQSPGLSGKVKRDAEKKDQMKADLTALFLPRQPPMSLAEAEQLMEEWNEDLDGMEGFVLEGKKFARLPEEEFGHFYTQDCYVFLCRYWVPVEYEEEEKKEDKEEEKAEGKEGEEATAEAEEKQPEEDFQCIVYFWQGREASNMGWLTFTFSLQKKFESLFPGKLEVVRMTQQQENPKFLSHFKRKFIIHRGKRKAAQGTQQPSLYQIRTNGSALCTRCIQINTDSSLLNSEFCFILKVPFESDDNQGIVYAWVGRASDPDEAKLAEDILNTMFDTSYSKQVINEGEEPENFFWVGIGAQKPYDDDAEYMKHTRLFRCSNEKGYFAVTEKCSDFCQDDLADDDIMLLDNGQEVYMWVGTQTSQVEIKLSLKACQVYIQHMRSKEHERPRRLRLVRKGNEQHAFTRCFHAWSAFRKTLA from the exons ATGGAGGCCACCGGGGTGCTGCCGTTCGTGCGTGGCGTGGACCTCAGCGGCAACGACTTCAAG GGCGGCTACTTCCCTGAGAATGTCAAGGCCATGACCAGCCTGCGATGGCTGAAGCTGAACCGCACTGGCCTCTGCTACCTGCCCGAGGAACTGGCTGCCCTGCAGAAGCTG GAACACTTGTCTGTGAGCCACAACAACCTGACCACGCTTCACGGGGAACTGTCCAGCCTGCCGTCACTGCGC GCCATCGTGGCCCGAGCCAACTGTCTGAAGAATTCCGGAGTCCCCGATGACATCTTCAAGCTAGATGACCTCTCAGTCCTG GACTTGAGCCACAACCAGCTGACGGAGTGCCCGCGGGAGCTGGAGAACGCCAAGAACATGCTGGTGCTGAACCTCAGCCACAACAG GCAGCTCCCAGCGATGACCGCCCTACAGACCCTGCACCTGCGGAGCACCCAGCGCACCCAGAGTAACCTCCCCACCAGCCTCGAGGGTCTGAGCAACCTCGCAG ATGTGGACCTGTCCTGCAACGACCTGACGCGGGTGCCTGAGTGCCTGTACACCCTCCCCAGCCTGCGCCGCCTCAACCTCAGCAGCAACCAGATCACAGAGCTGTCCCTGTGCATAGACCAGTGGGTGCACGTGGAAACTCTGAACCTGTCCCGAAATCAGCTCACCTCACTGCCC TCGGCCATTTGCAAGCTGAGCAAGCTGAAGAAGCTGTACCTGAACTCCAACAAGCTGGACTTTGACGGGCTGCCCTCGGGCATCGGCAAGCTCGCCAACCTGGAGGAGTTCATGGCTGCCAGCAACAACCTGGAGCTGATCCCTGAGAGTCTCTGCAg GTGCCCAAAGCTGAGGAGACTTGTCCTGAACAAGAACCGCCTGGTGACCCTCCCAGAAGCCATCCATTTCCTGACGGAGATTGAG GTCCTGGATGTGCGGGAGAACCCCAACCTGGTCATGCCGCCCAAGCCCGCGGACCGTGCCGCTGAGTGGTACAACATCGACTTCTCGCTGCAGAACCAGCTGCGGCTGGCAGGTGCCTCCCCTGCTACCGTGGCCGCGGCTGCAGCTG GGAGTGGGCCCAAGGACCCTATGGCTCGCAAGATGCGGCTGCGGAGGCGCAAGGACTCAGCCCAGGATGACCAGGCCAAGCAGGTGCTGAAAGGCATGTCAGATGTTGCCCAGGAGAAGAACAAAAAGCAGGAG GAGAGCGCAGATGCCCGGGCCCCCGGCGGGAAGGTGCGGCGCTGGGACCAGGGCCTGGAGAAGCCACGCCTTGACTACTCCGAGTTCTTCACGGAGGATGTGGGCCAGCTTCCCGGCCTGACCATCTGGCAGATCGAGAACTTCGTGCCTGTGCTAGTGGAGGAAGCCTTCCACGGCAAGTTCTACGAGGCTGACTGCTACATCGTGCTCAAG ACCTTTCTGGATGACAGCGGCTCCCTCAACTGGGAGATCTACTACTGGATTGGCGGGGAGGCCACACTTGACAAGAAAGCTTGCTCTGCCATCCACGCTGTCAACTTGCGCAACTACCTGGGTGCCGAGTGCCGCACTGTCCGGGAGGAGATGGGCGATGAGAGCGAGGAGTTCCTGCAG GTGTTTGACAACGACATCTCCTACATTGAGGGTGGAACAGCCAGTGGCTTCTACACCGTGGAAGACACGCACTACGTCACCAG GATGTATCGTGTGTATGGGAAAAAGAACATCAAGTTGGAACCTGTGCCCCTCAAGGGAGCCTCTCTGGACCCAAG GTTTGTTTTCCTTCTGGACCGAGGGCTAGACATCTACGTGTGGCGGGGGGCCCAGGCCACACTGAGCAGCACCACCAAGGCCAG GCTCTTTgcagagaaaattaacaagaatgaGCGGAAAGGGAAggccgagatcacactgctggTGCAGGGCCAGGagctcccagagttctgggaggCACTGGGTGGGGAGCCCTCTGAGATCAAGAAGCACGTGCCTGATGACTTCTGGCCGCCCCAGCCCAAGCTGTACAAG GTGGGCCTGGGCTTGGGCTACCTGGAGCTGCCGCAGATCAACTACAAGCTCTCCGTGGAACATAAGCAGCGTCCCAAGGTGGAGCTGATGCCAAGAATGCGGCTG CTGCAGAGTCTGCTGGACACACGCTGCGTGTACATTCTGGACTGTTGGTCTGACGTATTCATCTGGCTCGGCCGCAAGTCCCCGCGCCTGGTGCGCGCTGCTGCCCTCAAGCTGGGTCAGGAGCTGTGCGGGATGCTGCACCGGCCACGCCATGCCACGGTCAGCCGCAGCCTGGAGGGCACCGAGGCGCAG GTGTTCAAGGCCAAGTTCAAGAATTGGGACGACGTGTTGACGGTGGACTACACGCGCAACGCGGAGGCCGTGCTGCAGAGCCCGGGTCTCTCTGGGAAGGTGAAACGCGACGCCGAGAAGAAAGACCAGATGAAGGCTGACCTCACTGCGCTCTTCCTGCCGCGGCAGCCGCCCATGTCGCTGGCGGAG GCAGAGCAGCTGATGGAGGAGTGGAACGAAGACCTAGACGGCATGGAGGGTTTCGTGCTGGAGGGCAAGAAGTTTGCACGGCTGCCGGAAGAGGAGTTTGGCCACTTCTATACGCAGGACTGCTACGTCTTCCTCTGCAG GTACTGGGTGCCCGTGGAGtatgaggaggaggaaaaaaaggaagacaaggaggaggagaaggccgAGGGCAAAGAAGGCGAGGAGGCAACAGCTGAGGCAGAGGAGAAGCAGCCAGAGGAGGACTTCCAGTGCATTGTGTACTTCTGGCAGGGCCGCGAAGCCTCCAACATGGGCTGGCTCACCTTCACCTTCAGCCTGCAGAAGAAGTTCGAGAGCCTCTTCCCTGGGAAGCTGGAG GTGGTACGCATGACGCAGCAGCAGGAGAACCCCAAGTTTCTGTCCCATTTCAAGAGGAAGTTCATCATCCACCGGGGCAAGAGGAAGGCGGCCCAGGGCACCCAGCAGCCCAGCCTCTACCAGATCCGCACCAACGGCAGCGCCCTCTGCACCCG GTGCATCCAGATCAACACTGACTCCAGTCTTCTCAACTCCGAGTTCTGCTTCATCCTCAAG GTTCCCTTTGAGAGTGACGACAACCAGGGCATCGTGTATGCCTGGGTGGGCCGGGCATCAGACCCTGACGAAGCCAAGTTGGCAGAAGACATCCTGAACACCATGTTTGACACCTCCTACAGCAAGCAG GTTATCAACGAAGGCGAGGAGCCTGAGAACTTCTTCTGGGTGGGCATTGGGGCACAGAAGCCCTATGACGACGATGCCGAGTACATGAAGCACACACGGCTCTTCCG GTGCTCCAACGAGAAGGGCTACTTCGCAGTGACTGAGAAATGCTCCGATTTTTGTCAAGATGACCTGGCAGATGATGACATCATGTTGCTAGACAACGGCCAAGAG GTCTACATGTGGGTGGGGACCCAGACTAGCCAGGTGGAGATCAAGCTGAGCCTGAAGGCCTGCCAG GTGTATATCCAGCACATGCGGTCCAAGGAACATGAGCGGCCGCGCCGGCTGCGCCTGGTCCGCAAGGGCAACGAGCAGCACGCCTTTACCCGCTGCTTCCATGCCTGGAGTGCCTTCCGCAAGACCCTGGCCTAA
- the FLII gene encoding protein flightless-1 homolog isoform X7 — translation MDLRGLRPVPGGYFPENVKAMTSLRWLKLNRTGLCYLPEELAALQKLEHLSVSHNNLTTLHGELSSLPSLRAIVARANCLKNSGVPDDIFKLDDLSVLDLSHNQLTECPRELENAKNMLVLNLSHNSIDTIPNQLFINLTDLLYLDLSENRLESLPPQMRRLVHLQTLVLNGNPLLHAQLRQLPAMTALQTLHLRSTQRTQSNLPTSLEGLSNLADVDLSCNDLTRVPECLYTLPSLRRLNLSSNQITELSLCIDQWVHVETLNLSRNQLTSLPSAICKLSKLKKLYLNSNKLDFDGLPSGIGKLANLEEFMAASNNLELIPESLCRCPKLRRLVLNKNRLVTLPEAIHFLTEIEVLDVRENPNLVMPPKPADRAAEWYNIDFSLQNQLRLAGASPATVAAAAAAGSGPKDPMARKMRLRRRKDSAQDDQAKQVLKGMSDVAQEKNKKQEESADARAPGGKVRRWDQGLEKPRLDYSEFFTEDVGQLPGLTIWQIENFVPVLVEEAFHGKFYEADCYIVLKTFLDDSGSLNWEIYYWIGGEATLDKKACSAIHAVNLRNYLGAECRTVREEMGDESEEFLQVFDNDISYIEGGTASGFYTVEDTHYVTRMYRVYGKKNIKLEPVPLKGASLDPRFVFLLDRGLDIYVWRGAQATLSSTTKARLFAEKINKNERKGKAEITLLVQGQELPEFWEALGGEPSEIKKHVPDDFWPPQPKLYKVGLGLGYLELPQINYKLSVEHKQRPKVELMPRMRLLQSLLDTRCVYILDCWSDVFIWLGRKSPRLVRAAALKLGQELCGMLHRPRHATVSRSLEGTEAQVFKAKFKNWDDVLTVDYTRNAEAVLQSPGLSGKVKRDAEKKDQMKADLTALFLPRQPPMSLAEAEQLMEEWNEDLDGMEGFVLEGKKFARLPEEEFGHFYTQDCYVFLCRYWVPVEYEEEEKKEDKEEEKAEGKEGEEATAEAEEKQPEEDFQCIVYFWQGREASNMGWLTFTFSLQKKFESLFPGKLEVVRMTQQQENPKFLSHFKRKFIIHRGKRKAAQGTQQPSLYQIRTNGSALCTRCIQINTDSSLLNSEFCFILKVPFESDDNQGIVYAWVGRASDPDEAKLAEDILNTMFDTSYSKQVINEGEEPENFFWVGIGAQKPYDDDAEYMKHTRLFRCSNEKGYFAVTEKCSDFCQDDLADDDIMLLDNGQEVYMWVGTQTSQVEIKLSLKACQVYIQHMRSKEHERPRRLRLVRKGNEQHAFTRCFHAWSAFRKTLA, via the exons ATGGACCTCCGAGGCCTCCGCCCGGTGCC GGGCGGCTACTTCCCTGAGAATGTCAAGGCCATGACCAGCCTGCGATGGCTGAAGCTGAACCGCACTGGCCTCTGCTACCTGCCCGAGGAACTGGCTGCCCTGCAGAAGCTG GAACACTTGTCTGTGAGCCACAACAACCTGACCACGCTTCACGGGGAACTGTCCAGCCTGCCGTCACTGCGC GCCATCGTGGCCCGAGCCAACTGTCTGAAGAATTCCGGAGTCCCCGATGACATCTTCAAGCTAGATGACCTCTCAGTCCTG GACTTGAGCCACAACCAGCTGACGGAGTGCCCGCGGGAGCTGGAGAACGCCAAGAACATGCTGGTGCTGAACCTCAGCCACAACAG TATCGACACCATCCCCAACCAGCTCTTCATCAACCTCACCGACCTGCTGTACCTGGACCTCAGCGAGAACCGCCTGGAGAGCCTGCCCCCGCAGATGCGCCGCCTGGTGCACCTGCAGACGCTCGTGCTCAATGGGAACCCTCTGCTGCATGCACAGCTCCG GCAGCTCCCAGCGATGACCGCCCTACAGACCCTGCACCTGCGGAGCACCCAGCGCACCCAGAGTAACCTCCCCACCAGCCTCGAGGGTCTGAGCAACCTCGCAG ATGTGGACCTGTCCTGCAACGACCTGACGCGGGTGCCTGAGTGCCTGTACACCCTCCCCAGCCTGCGCCGCCTCAACCTCAGCAGCAACCAGATCACAGAGCTGTCCCTGTGCATAGACCAGTGGGTGCACGTGGAAACTCTGAACCTGTCCCGAAATCAGCTCACCTCACTGCCC TCGGCCATTTGCAAGCTGAGCAAGCTGAAGAAGCTGTACCTGAACTCCAACAAGCTGGACTTTGACGGGCTGCCCTCGGGCATCGGCAAGCTCGCCAACCTGGAGGAGTTCATGGCTGCCAGCAACAACCTGGAGCTGATCCCTGAGAGTCTCTGCAg GTGCCCAAAGCTGAGGAGACTTGTCCTGAACAAGAACCGCCTGGTGACCCTCCCAGAAGCCATCCATTTCCTGACGGAGATTGAG GTCCTGGATGTGCGGGAGAACCCCAACCTGGTCATGCCGCCCAAGCCCGCGGACCGTGCCGCTGAGTGGTACAACATCGACTTCTCGCTGCAGAACCAGCTGCGGCTGGCAGGTGCCTCCCCTGCTACCGTGGCCGCGGCTGCAGCTG CAGGGAGTGGGCCCAAGGACCCTATGGCTCGCAAGATGCGGCTGCGGAGGCGCAAGGACTCAGCCCAGGATGACCAGGCCAAGCAGGTGCTGAAAGGCATGTCAGATGTTGCCCAGGAGAAGAACAAAAAGCAGGAG GAGAGCGCAGATGCCCGGGCCCCCGGCGGGAAGGTGCGGCGCTGGGACCAGGGCCTGGAGAAGCCACGCCTTGACTACTCCGAGTTCTTCACGGAGGATGTGGGCCAGCTTCCCGGCCTGACCATCTGGCAGATCGAGAACTTCGTGCCTGTGCTAGTGGAGGAAGCCTTCCACGGCAAGTTCTACGAGGCTGACTGCTACATCGTGCTCAAG ACCTTTCTGGATGACAGCGGCTCCCTCAACTGGGAGATCTACTACTGGATTGGCGGGGAGGCCACACTTGACAAGAAAGCTTGCTCTGCCATCCACGCTGTCAACTTGCGCAACTACCTGGGTGCCGAGTGCCGCACTGTCCGGGAGGAGATGGGCGATGAGAGCGAGGAGTTCCTGCAG GTGTTTGACAACGACATCTCCTACATTGAGGGTGGAACAGCCAGTGGCTTCTACACCGTGGAAGACACGCACTACGTCACCAG GATGTATCGTGTGTATGGGAAAAAGAACATCAAGTTGGAACCTGTGCCCCTCAAGGGAGCCTCTCTGGACCCAAG GTTTGTTTTCCTTCTGGACCGAGGGCTAGACATCTACGTGTGGCGGGGGGCCCAGGCCACACTGAGCAGCACCACCAAGGCCAG GCTCTTTgcagagaaaattaacaagaatgaGCGGAAAGGGAAggccgagatcacactgctggTGCAGGGCCAGGagctcccagagttctgggaggCACTGGGTGGGGAGCCCTCTGAGATCAAGAAGCACGTGCCTGATGACTTCTGGCCGCCCCAGCCCAAGCTGTACAAG GTGGGCCTGGGCTTGGGCTACCTGGAGCTGCCGCAGATCAACTACAAGCTCTCCGTGGAACATAAGCAGCGTCCCAAGGTGGAGCTGATGCCAAGAATGCGGCTG CTGCAGAGTCTGCTGGACACACGCTGCGTGTACATTCTGGACTGTTGGTCTGACGTATTCATCTGGCTCGGCCGCAAGTCCCCGCGCCTGGTGCGCGCTGCTGCCCTCAAGCTGGGTCAGGAGCTGTGCGGGATGCTGCACCGGCCACGCCATGCCACGGTCAGCCGCAGCCTGGAGGGCACCGAGGCGCAG GTGTTCAAGGCCAAGTTCAAGAATTGGGACGACGTGTTGACGGTGGACTACACGCGCAACGCGGAGGCCGTGCTGCAGAGCCCGGGTCTCTCTGGGAAGGTGAAACGCGACGCCGAGAAGAAAGACCAGATGAAGGCTGACCTCACTGCGCTCTTCCTGCCGCGGCAGCCGCCCATGTCGCTGGCGGAG GCAGAGCAGCTGATGGAGGAGTGGAACGAAGACCTAGACGGCATGGAGGGTTTCGTGCTGGAGGGCAAGAAGTTTGCACGGCTGCCGGAAGAGGAGTTTGGCCACTTCTATACGCAGGACTGCTACGTCTTCCTCTGCAG GTACTGGGTGCCCGTGGAGtatgaggaggaggaaaaaaaggaagacaaggaggaggagaaggccgAGGGCAAAGAAGGCGAGGAGGCAACAGCTGAGGCAGAGGAGAAGCAGCCAGAGGAGGACTTCCAGTGCATTGTGTACTTCTGGCAGGGCCGCGAAGCCTCCAACATGGGCTGGCTCACCTTCACCTTCAGCCTGCAGAAGAAGTTCGAGAGCCTCTTCCCTGGGAAGCTGGAG GTGGTACGCATGACGCAGCAGCAGGAGAACCCCAAGTTTCTGTCCCATTTCAAGAGGAAGTTCATCATCCACCGGGGCAAGAGGAAGGCGGCCCAGGGCACCCAGCAGCCCAGCCTCTACCAGATCCGCACCAACGGCAGCGCCCTCTGCACCCG GTGCATCCAGATCAACACTGACTCCAGTCTTCTCAACTCCGAGTTCTGCTTCATCCTCAAG GTTCCCTTTGAGAGTGACGACAACCAGGGCATCGTGTATGCCTGGGTGGGCCGGGCATCAGACCCTGACGAAGCCAAGTTGGCAGAAGACATCCTGAACACCATGTTTGACACCTCCTACAGCAAGCAG GTTATCAACGAAGGCGAGGAGCCTGAGAACTTCTTCTGGGTGGGCATTGGGGCACAGAAGCCCTATGACGACGATGCCGAGTACATGAAGCACACACGGCTCTTCCG GTGCTCCAACGAGAAGGGCTACTTCGCAGTGACTGAGAAATGCTCCGATTTTTGTCAAGATGACCTGGCAGATGATGACATCATGTTGCTAGACAACGGCCAAGAG GTCTACATGTGGGTGGGGACCCAGACTAGCCAGGTGGAGATCAAGCTGAGCCTGAAGGCCTGCCAG GTGTATATCCAGCACATGCGGTCCAAGGAACATGAGCGGCCGCGCCGGCTGCGCCTGGTCCGCAAGGGCAACGAGCAGCACGCCTTTACCCGCTGCTTCCATGCCTGGAGTGCCTTCCGCAAGACCCTGGCCTAA